The Flammeovirga agarivorans genome has a window encoding:
- a CDS encoding SDR family NAD(P)-dependent oxidoreductase, with amino-acid sequence MNKTIMITGANSGIGKETARQLALLQETEKIYLACRSIVKAEVAKKELIESTGRDIFEIIIMDVSQPETVRKAIQEFNGTVDALIENAGGTGGKTPERLTKDGVTELTASNLLGHVVLVDELLKANKLNNVVLFASSEAARGIKKMGMLRPNLETSSTEEFISVFNGSKFGNNFDAFQIYGWIKYGGSLWISSMARKHPNIKFLSMSPGATRGTGGMDDLSFIKRIFLKHIGMKFIMPMLGLSHSLESGAQRFVEGINNPFYKSGKFYASKKNVLTGKMIDQGTIWSDLDNSKFQENADNAIHSFIA; translated from the coding sequence ATGAATAAAACAATTATGATCACCGGTGCTAATTCTGGTATTGGAAAAGAAACCGCAAGACAATTAGCCTTACTCCAAGAAACTGAAAAAATCTATCTGGCATGTAGAAGTATAGTTAAAGCCGAAGTAGCAAAAAAAGAACTGATCGAAAGTACAGGAAGAGATATATTTGAAATCATCATTATGGATGTTTCCCAACCAGAAACCGTCAGAAAAGCGATTCAAGAATTTAATGGTACTGTAGATGCATTAATAGAGAATGCAGGTGGAACTGGAGGTAAAACCCCAGAAAGGTTAACCAAAGATGGAGTAACCGAACTCACAGCCAGCAACTTACTAGGTCATGTCGTATTAGTCGATGAATTACTAAAGGCCAACAAATTAAATAACGTGGTCCTTTTTGCCAGTTCAGAGGCTGCCAGAGGGATTAAGAAAATGGGTATGCTACGCCCTAACTTAGAAACATCAAGTACAGAAGAGTTTATCTCTGTATTTAATGGCAGTAAGTTTGGAAACAACTTTGATGCTTTTCAAATCTATGGCTGGATAAAATATGGAGGATCACTATGGATTTCTTCAATGGCAAGAAAACACCCTAACATCAAGTTTCTAAGTATGAGTCCAGGGGCTACTAGAGGAACAGGTGGAATGGATGATCTGAGCTTTATTAAGAGAATATTCCTAAAACATATCGGGATGAAATTCATTATGCCGATGCTAGGGTTATCCCATTCATTAGAAAGTGGTGCACAAAGGTTTGTTGAAGGTATAAATAATCCTTTCTACAAAAGTGGTAAATTCTATGCCAGTAAGAAAAACGTATTAACTGGTAAAATGATTGACCAAGGTACTATTTGGAGTGATTTAGATAACTCTAAGTTCCAAGAAAATGCTGATAATGCTATCCATAGTTTTATAGCATAA